The following proteins are encoded in a genomic region of Glycine soja cultivar W05 chromosome 17, ASM419377v2, whole genome shotgun sequence:
- the LOC114391614 gene encoding uncharacterized protein LOC114391614, with protein MDEDQWMYDSMVSEEVNMNVESEVDVGVKVEHVDCSDAFNTSQLFASRDEVLQWARSLAHDIGRASFLLIACERSWKYSPKKDNLVRTCTGMTFFAAFAYLEGECLNNVVWSLQQFRGLFMRVDALPRVTVTDRVESAHWSLKRLLQKSVGDICSVWEAMNNMMTLQHTQIKASFETSMHVVGHVFKVTLYKKLLGMVSRYTLNEIAAEYERVAYAGKNPSRCGCVMRSTHGLPCACELFKYVVTITEEMETISKRFEQLDVCGKVHLKSKLREIAYHDMNSMCPPPKKMKTKGAPKKPLTKQQKLTKRDTSYWEYVDALHFVQNSNSDGNCDYRAIVALLGMGEESWSLVRNHLHKELISWSEEYINLVGGIERFEELKHSLLVDGLSMVTMDKWMNITDMGYVIASQYNVIIISLSR; from the exons atGGATGAAGACCAGTGGATGTATGATAGTATGGTGTCTGAAGAAGTTAATATGAATGTTGAAAGTGAGGTAGATGTTGGCGTTAAAGTAGAACACGTTGATTGTTCTGATGCctttaatacttctcag TTGTTTGCTAGCCGTGATGAAGTTTTACAATGGGCTCGATCGTTGGCTCATGACATTGGAAGAGCCTCATTTCTATTGATAGCTTGTGAAAGGAGTTGGAAGTATAGTCCTAAGAAAGATAATTTGGTAAGAACATGCACTG GAATGACATTCTTTGCCGCTTTTGCTTACTTGGAAGGAGAATGtcttaataatgttgtttggtctcTACAGCAGTTTCGGGGTCTTTTCATGAGAGTTGATGCACTCCCCAGGGTTACTGTTACCGACAG GGTTGAGAGTGCTCATTGGTCACTAAAGAGACTCCTACAAAAATCTGTTGGTGACATATGCAGTGTTTGGGAAGCAATGAATAATATGATGACACTTCAACACACCCAGATTAAagcatcttttgagacaagcATGCACGTGGTTGGGCATGTGTTTAAAGTAACATTGTACAAAAAACTACTTGGCATGGTATCAAGGTACACTTTAAATGAAATTGCTGCTGAGTATGAGCGTGTAGCTTATGCAGGCAAAAACCCTTCACGATGTGGATGTGTCATGAGGAGTACCCACGGTCTTCCATGTGCATGTGAgttgtttaaatatgtt GTGACCATAACTGAGGAGATGGAAACCATATCGAAACGCTTTGAGCAGCTCGATGTTTGTGGTAAAGTACATTTGAAGTCAAAGCTGCGAGAAATTGCTTATCATGATATGAACtccatgtgtcctcctccaaaAAAGATGAAGACCAAGGGTGCTCCAAAAAAACCGTTgaccaaacaacaaaagttaACAAAACGTGATACGTCttattgggagtatgttgatgcattACACTTtgtgcaaaatagtaattc GGATGGTAATTGTGATTATCGGGCAATAGTTGCGTTATTGGGTATGGGTGAAGAATCATGGTCATTGGTGCGCAACCATTTGCATAAAGAACTGATAAGCTGGTCCGAAGAGTATATCAACCTGGTTGGTGGCATAgagagatttgaggaattaaagcaTTCTCTACTTGTTGACGGATTATCTATG GTTACCATGGATAAATGGATGAATATTACGGATATGGGATATGTCATTGCTTCACAATACAACGTGATCATTATTTCTCTTTCACGATAA